The following are encoded in a window of Bacteroidota bacterium genomic DNA:
- a CDS encoding deoxyhypusine synthase family protein, giving the protein MKRGPISEFIEKHYLHFNSAALVDAAKGYETHLTEGGKMMLTLAGAMSTAELGKSLAEMIRQGKIDIISCTGANLEEDIMNLVAHSHYKRVPNYRDLSPQEEWDLLENGFNRVTDTCIPEEEAFRRIQKHIFRQWKEAEDKGERYFPHEFMYKLLLSGDMKEHYEIDPKDSWMIAAAERNLPIICPGWEDSTMGNIFASYCIKAQLKASTMKSGIEYMMWLADWYTANAGGKGIGFFQIGGGIAGDFPICVVPMLYQDMERTDTPFWSYFCQISDSTTSYGSYSGAVPNEKITWGKLDITTPKFVIESDATIVAPLVFAWVLGW; this is encoded by the coding sequence ATGAAAAGAGGACCAATTTCAGAATTTATTGAAAAGCATTATTTGCATTTCAACTCTGCAGCACTTGTGGATGCAGCAAAAGGATATGAAACGCATTTAACAGAAGGCGGAAAAATGATGCTTACTCTTGCCGGAGCTATGAGTACTGCTGAACTTGGCAAATCACTTGCTGAAATGATCAGGCAAGGTAAAATTGATATTATTTCATGTACAGGGGCAAATCTTGAAGAAGATATTATGAACCTTGTTGCACACAGCCATTATAAAAGGGTACCAAACTACAGGGATTTAAGCCCACAGGAGGAATGGGATCTTTTGGAAAACGGTTTTAACCGGGTAACTGATACTTGCATTCCAGAGGAAGAGGCTTTTAGAAGGATACAAAAACATATTTTCAGACAATGGAAAGAGGCAGAAGACAAGGGTGAAAGATATTTTCCACATGAATTCATGTATAAGCTTTTGCTTTCAGGGGATATGAAAGAACATTATGAAATTGACCCAAAAGATAGTTGGATGATAGCTGCGGCAGAAAGAAACTTGCCAATTATTTGTCCGGGCTGGGAGGACTCTACCATGGGCAATATTTTTGCATCTTATTGCATAAAAGCCCAGTTAAAGGCATCCACAATGAAGTCGGGTATTGAATATATGATGTGGCTGGCTGATTGGTATACTGCAAATGCCGGGGGGAAAGGGATTGGATTTTTTCAGATCGGTGGTGGAATAGCAGGAGATTTTCCAATTTGCGTAGTACCAATGCTTTATCAGGATATGGAAAGAACAGATACGCCTTTTTGGAGTTACTTTTGTCAAATTTCTGATTCAACCACAAGTTATGGTTCTTATTCCGGTGCTGTTCCCAATGAAAAAATCACTTGGGGAAAGCTTGATATTACAACTCCCAAGTTTGTCATAGAATCTGATGCTACAATTGTGGCCCCATTGGTTTTTGCCTGGGTTCTTGGTTGGTAG
- a CDS encoding bifunctional 3-deoxy-7-phosphoheptulonate synthase/chorismate mutase type II, with translation MKLDLTITPLNSWIAGAGKPLIISGPCSAETENQVLETAKAIAKTGTSTIFRAGIWKPRTRPNAFEGIGVKGLPWLKRVKQETGLLIATEVANAYHVEECLKYGIDMVWIGARTTANPFSVQEIADALKGVDIPVFVKNPIHPDLQLWIGALERINKAGITKLAAIHRGFHSYIEKLYRNTPNWELAIELKMLCPELPLICDPSHICGNTTLLFSVAQKAMDLDMDGLMIESHCAPQTALSDKDQQITPDELLELVSELVIRDASSKNVLFKNKLEELRSQIDNVDEEILLAMAERMIIVKEIGEYKKENSVTILQIKRWNKILKNQLKTAEKTGLSKEFIKDLYLLVHNESIRMQTEIMNRKEMEIKKS, from the coding sequence ATGAAATTAGATTTAACCATTACTCCTTTAAATTCCTGGATTGCCGGTGCAGGCAAACCCTTAATTATAAGCGGCCCCTGCAGTGCTGAAACTGAAAACCAGGTTTTAGAAACAGCCAAAGCTATAGCAAAAACAGGCACCAGTACAATTTTCAGGGCAGGAATATGGAAACCCCGAACACGCCCAAATGCATTTGAAGGTATTGGGGTAAAAGGATTGCCCTGGCTAAAAAGGGTAAAACAAGAAACAGGTTTATTGATTGCTACTGAAGTGGCCAATGCTTATCATGTAGAAGAATGCCTTAAATATGGTATTGACATGGTTTGGATTGGCGCCAGAACCACTGCAAACCCATTTTCAGTTCAAGAAATAGCTGATGCTTTAAAAGGTGTTGACATTCCGGTTTTTGTAAAAAATCCAATTCATCCTGATCTTCAATTGTGGATAGGTGCCCTGGAAAGGATAAACAAAGCAGGAATTACCAAGCTTGCTGCCATTCACCGGGGTTTTCATTCTTATATTGAAAAATTATACCGCAACACTCCAAACTGGGAATTGGCCATAGAATTAAAAATGCTTTGTCCTGAATTGCCTTTAATATGTGATCCAAGCCACATATGCGGGAACACCACTTTGCTTTTTTCTGTGGCCCAAAAAGCCATGGATTTAGATATGGATGGGCTAATGATTGAATCTCATTGCGCACCCCAAACAGCATTAAGCGACAAAGATCAGCAAATAACTCCTGATGAATTATTAGAACTGGTTTCAGAGTTGGTAATTCGAGATGCTTCATCAAAAAATGTTTTATTTAAAAACAAGCTAGAGGAACTAAGAAGCCAGATAGACAATGTAGATGAAGAAATATTGCTGGCAATGGCAGAAAGGATGATAATTGTGAAGGAAATAGGAGAATATAAAAAGGAAAACAGTGTTACTATACTGCAAATAAAACGATGGAATAAAATTCTTAAAAATCAACTCAAAACTGCTGAAAAAACAGGGCTGAGCAAAGAATTCATAAAAGACCTTTACCTGCTTGTTCACAATGAATCCATAAGGATGCAAACTGAAATCATGAACAGAAAAGAGATGGAAATCAAGAAATCCTGA
- a CDS encoding DUF3575 domain-containing protein: MKKKLCTAMVLCASFLLTTVNAQEAEHVVKLNIFALALNNVSLQYEKPFHDRMSVSLGVRMQLPRTLPNVVGGTDEGSGTIESRLTGYALTPEFRFYTGSKGAPKGFYLAPYLRYTNFKIATQSEYRDDTGVDRKYDLTGKFTGFGGGLMIGMQWLIADKFSIDWWILGGHYGTANAKLFGENKSGTWSQKEQDDIKAELQAFDVPFGTTDYTVTSKEAELNWKMPFLGLRSGLCLGWAF; this comes from the coding sequence ATGAAAAAAAAATTATGCACAGCCATGGTTTTATGCGCTAGTTTTTTATTAACTACAGTAAATGCACAAGAAGCAGAACATGTGGTTAAATTAAACATATTTGCATTGGCCTTAAACAATGTTTCTTTACAATATGAAAAACCATTTCATGATAGAATGTCAGTTTCACTTGGTGTTAGAATGCAGCTTCCGCGCACCTTGCCTAATGTTGTAGGTGGAACAGATGAAGGAAGTGGAACAATAGAATCAAGATTAACAGGTTATGCTTTAACTCCTGAATTTAGATTTTACACTGGAAGCAAGGGTGCCCCAAAAGGATTTTACCTGGCTCCTTACCTAAGATATACCAATTTTAAAATAGCTACTCAATCAGAATACAGAGACGATACAGGTGTTGATCGCAAATATGACCTAACCGGGAAATTTACTGGATTTGGCGGAGGATTAATGATTGGTATGCAATGGCTCATTGCTGATAAATTCTCTATTGACTGGTGGATTTTAGGAGGTCATTATGGTACTGCAAATGCAAAACTTTTTGGCGAAAACAAATCAGGTACCTGGTCTCAAAAAGAACAAGACGATATAAAAGCTGAATTACAAGCTTTCGATGTTCCTTTTGGTACTACTGATTATACAGTTACTTCTAAAGAAGCAGAATTAAACTGGAAAATGCCTTTTTTGGGATTACGTTCAGGACTTTGCCTAGGTTGGGCTTTCTAA
- a CDS encoding pyruvate carboxylase, which produces MENMEKKISKLLVANRGEIAIRVLRAASELKIKTAAIYTYEDRYSLHRYKADEAFQIGRDNEPLKPYLDIEEIIRVAKKERVDAIHPGYGFLSENVNFAKRCAEEGIIFIGPDPQTMEMLGDKVAAKKVAIDAGVPIIVGSTAVLTSSEIALSEARKIGFPVMIKASAGGGGRGMRIVRNEETLDKAFSEARREASNAFGDDTVFIEKYIDSPKHIEVQILGDHYGNIVHLYERDCSVQRRFQKVVEIAPAPNLHQEIKDKLYEYALKIAHKANYNNAGTVEFLVDKNGSIYFIEVNPRIQVEHTVTEEVTGIDIVRSQILIASGHALSSSGIYITGQKEIKCNGFAIQCRITTEDPQNDFKPDYGTIIAYRNAGGYGIRIDEGSSYGGVKISPFFDSMLAKVTASGRTLKGASQRLHRALSEFRIRGVKNNIQFLENVINHPVFQDGNATVKFIDDHAELLDISVKSDSGTKALRFLANVCVNGNSDIKTIDQAKVFEMPIIPEFDKLAEYKPGTKQLLDQLGPLNFSKWLKDQKQIQYTDCTFRDAHQSLLATRLRTKDMVMVAESFAKNHPQVFSMEVWGGATFDVALRFLHECPWQRLKLLREAVPNILLQMLIRGSNAIGYTAYPDNLVEKFIEKSWETGVDVFRIFDSLNWVESMKVSIKAVRERTGGLAEACICYSGDLQDKSKTKYNIQYYLDLAKQLEDEGAHILAIKDMAGLLKPYAAFELISKLKESVDIPIHLHTHDTSSIQSATYIKAIEAGVDVIDVALGSMSGLTSQPNFNSLVEALKGHPRNQEFNMESLNAHSNYWETVREWYYPFESGLKAGTAEVFQHEIPGGQYSNLKPQALSLGLGSKMNEIKKTYQQVNELFGDIIKVTPSSKVVGDMTLYMVSNGLSKEDVLTKGDKIPFPESVKSFFKGDLGQPYGGFPKELQKLILREEKPYTELPNAHIKPVDFDNEFMDFKNKFNKNLSFLDFISWKFYPKVYEEYLKHYQVYGNVSVIPTLEFFYGMSNNQETLIEISHGKTIIVKLLYISESDENGNRTVYFKLNGQTRSVEVKDNKSVTQVKANKKATSEQEIGTPLQGLIAKVFVKEGDEVQLNSPLFTIEAMKMETTIAANKPCRIKKIILNESTLAEADDLVLEVEYIDAKTQKQQKKQKEPISAH; this is translated from the coding sequence ATGGAGAATATGGAGAAAAAGATTTCGAAATTATTAGTTGCCAACAGGGGCGAAATAGCAATCAGGGTATTAAGGGCAGCCTCTGAATTGAAAATAAAAACAGCGGCAATTTATACCTATGAAGACCGCTATTCATTGCACAGGTATAAAGCTGATGAAGCTTTTCAGATTGGCAGGGACAATGAACCATTAAAACCTTACCTGGATATTGAAGAAATAATTCGCGTAGCGAAAAAAGAAAGAGTAGATGCAATTCATCCAGGATATGGATTTCTTTCTGAGAATGTGAATTTTGCAAAGCGCTGTGCTGAAGAAGGAATTATTTTTATTGGACCAGATCCCCAAACAATGGAAATGTTGGGGGATAAAGTGGCTGCAAAAAAAGTAGCCATTGATGCTGGTGTTCCAATTATAGTAGGAAGTACTGCGGTTTTAACCTCCTCTGAAATTGCATTGAGTGAAGCTCGAAAAATAGGCTTTCCTGTAATGATTAAGGCCTCTGCAGGAGGCGGTGGAAGAGGCATGCGCATTGTTAGAAATGAAGAAACCCTTGATAAAGCCTTTTCTGAAGCAAGAAGGGAAGCCTCCAATGCTTTTGGTGATGACACTGTTTTTATTGAAAAGTATATTGATAGTCCAAAGCATATTGAGGTTCAAATTCTTGGCGATCATTATGGAAATATTGTGCACCTATATGAGCGGGATTGCTCTGTACAAAGAAGGTTTCAAAAGGTTGTTGAAATTGCACCTGCTCCTAATTTACATCAGGAAATAAAAGACAAGCTGTATGAGTATGCCTTAAAAATAGCTCATAAAGCCAATTATAACAATGCTGGTACGGTTGAATTCCTGGTAGATAAAAATGGAAGTATTTATTTTATTGAAGTTAACCCAAGAATACAAGTTGAACATACGGTAACTGAAGAAGTTACAGGTATTGATATTGTAAGAAGCCAGATTTTAATTGCCAGTGGACATGCCCTTTCTTCCTCAGGCATATACATTACCGGACAGAAAGAGATAAAATGCAATGGTTTTGCCATTCAATGCCGTATTACTACCGAAGATCCGCAAAATGATTTTAAACCCGATTATGGAACCATCATTGCCTATAGAAATGCTGGAGGTTATGGAATTCGAATAGACGAGGGAAGTTCTTATGGAGGTGTGAAAATTTCACCATTTTTTGATTCTATGCTTGCTAAAGTTACTGCCTCTGGAAGAACCCTGAAAGGAGCAAGCCAAAGGTTGCACCGGGCCCTTAGTGAATTCAGAATAAGGGGAGTGAAAAACAATATTCAATTCCTGGAAAATGTAATAAACCACCCCGTATTTCAGGATGGAAACGCAACTGTGAAATTTATTGATGATCATGCTGAATTACTTGATATATCAGTAAAATCGGATAGTGGAACTAAAGCTTTACGTTTTCTGGCTAATGTATGCGTGAATGGAAATTCTGATATTAAAACCATTGATCAGGCAAAAGTTTTTGAAATGCCAATAATCCCCGAATTTGATAAACTCGCAGAATATAAACCAGGAACCAAGCAATTACTGGATCAACTGGGTCCACTTAATTTTTCCAAATGGTTAAAAGACCAAAAACAAATTCAATATACAGATTGTACCTTTCGTGATGCGCATCAGTCCCTTCTTGCAACACGTTTACGAACAAAGGATATGGTAATGGTTGCAGAGAGTTTTGCAAAAAACCATCCCCAGGTATTTTCAATGGAAGTATGGGGAGGAGCAACTTTTGATGTGGCATTAAGATTTTTGCATGAATGCCCCTGGCAAAGGCTTAAACTCTTAAGAGAGGCAGTCCCTAACATTTTATTGCAAATGTTAATTAGAGGCTCCAATGCCATTGGATACACAGCCTACCCGGATAACCTGGTTGAAAAATTCATTGAAAAATCCTGGGAAACAGGAGTAGATGTTTTTAGAATTTTCGACTCACTTAATTGGGTGGAGAGCATGAAAGTGAGCATTAAGGCTGTTAGAGAAAGAACCGGAGGCCTGGCAGAAGCATGTATTTGCTATTCCGGTGACCTGCAGGATAAGTCAAAGACAAAATACAACATTCAATATTACCTTGATCTGGCAAAACAATTAGAGGATGAAGGAGCGCATATTCTTGCAATCAAAGATATGGCAGGATTATTAAAACCTTATGCTGCATTCGAGCTGATTTCAAAACTAAAGGAATCTGTTGACATCCCTATTCATTTGCATACTCATGATACATCATCTATTCAATCTGCTACCTATATAAAAGCCATTGAGGCTGGTGTGGATGTTATTGATGTGGCTCTTGGCTCTATGTCTGGATTAACTTCCCAGCCTAATTTTAACTCCTTAGTTGAAGCATTGAAAGGACATCCAAGAAATCAGGAATTTAACATGGAATCTTTAAATGCACATTCTAATTACTGGGAAACCGTTAGGGAATGGTATTATCCTTTTGAATCAGGGCTTAAAGCAGGAACTGCCGAAGTTTTTCAACATGAAATTCCAGGTGGTCAATATTCCAATTTAAAACCTCAGGCCTTGTCTCTTGGATTGGGAAGTAAAATGAATGAAATAAAAAAGACATATCAACAGGTGAATGAATTGTTTGGAGATATAATTAAAGTAACTCCTTCATCAAAGGTTGTTGGAGATATGACCTTATACATGGTTTCAAATGGTTTGTCAAAAGAAGATGTTCTTACAAAAGGCGACAAAATTCCTTTTCCTGAATCTGTAAAGAGTTTTTTTAAAGGCGATTTGGGCCAACCCTATGGAGGTTTTCCAAAAGAGTTGCAAAAATTGATTTTAAGGGAAGAAAAACCCTATACTGAATTGCCAAATGCACATATAAAGCCGGTAGATTTTGATAATGAATTCATGGATTTTAAAAATAAATTCAATAAGAACCTAAGTTTTCTTGATTTTATTTCCTGGAAATTCTATCCTAAGGTTTATGAGGAATATTTAAAACATTACCAGGTTTATGGAAATGTAAGTGTTATTCCTACCTTAGAATTCTTCTATGGAATGAGCAACAACCAGGAAACACTTATTGAAATAAGCCATGGAAAAACAATTATTGTCAAGCTTTTATACATTAGTGAATCGGATGAAAATGGAAACAGAACTGTCTATTTTAAACTCAATGGCCAAACCCGAAGTGTGGAAGTAAAAGACAATAAATCAGTCACTCAGGTAAAAGCAAATAAAAAAGCAACAAGTGAACAAGAAATTGGGACTCCTTTACAAGGCTTGATTGCTAAAGTATTTGTAAAAGAAGGGGATGAGGTGCAATTAAATTCGCCTTTGTTCACTATTGAGGCAATGAAAATGGAAACTACAATTGCTGCAAATAAACCATGTAGGATAAAAAAGATAATTCTAAATGAATCAACTCTTGCAGAGGCTGATGATTTAGTGCTGGAGGTTGAATATATTGATGCTAAAACCCAGAAGCAGCAAAAAAAGCAAAAGGAGCCAATATCTGCTCATTAA
- a CDS encoding SRPBCC domain-containing protein: protein MENKNLEIKTAIQILSSQQEVFQAIVDPEKMSNYFISKSSGQMQAGKKLVWHFPEFAMEVPVRVDKIEKNKYISYYWFDGDVELLVEITLTPKPNNATLVSITEKSRINDEAGIKWLKGNTEGWANFLACLKAYVEYGINLRKGAFDFLKD, encoded by the coding sequence ATGGAAAACAAAAACCTGGAAATTAAAACCGCCATTCAAATTTTAAGTTCACAGCAGGAAGTATTTCAGGCTATTGTTGATCCGGAAAAAATGTCGAACTACTTTATTTCAAAAAGTAGTGGGCAAATGCAAGCAGGAAAAAAACTTGTTTGGCATTTTCCTGAATTTGCGATGGAAGTTCCTGTTCGTGTGGATAAAATAGAAAAAAACAAATACATTTCTTATTATTGGTTTGATGGCGATGTGGAACTTTTAGTTGAAATAACCCTTACTCCAAAACCCAATAATGCAACTCTTGTAAGCATTACGGAAAAAAGCAGAATTAATGATGAAGCAGGCATCAAATGGTTAAAAGGAAACACAGAAGGATGGGCAAATTTTCTTGCCTGCCTAAAGGCTTATGTTGAATATGGAATTAACTTAAGAAAAGGAGCATTTGATTTCCTGAAAGATTAA
- a CDS encoding DUF1569 domain-containing protein: MKNIFNQLDTQEIINRINKLSPTTGPLWGKMAVGQMLAHCNVSYEFVYDNKHAKPSAFNRFILKLFVKNIVISEKSYKKNGQTAPQFIIKEDKNFEAEKKRLIDYIKKTQELGEKHFDGRESLSFGALSVQEWNNMFYKHLDHHLNQFGV; encoded by the coding sequence ATGAAAAATATTTTTAACCAACTTGATACACAAGAAATAATTAACCGAATTAATAAATTAAGTCCTACTACCGGACCTTTATGGGGAAAAATGGCAGTTGGGCAGATGTTAGCCCATTGCAATGTTAGCTATGAATTTGTATATGATAACAAACATGCAAAACCAAGCGCATTCAATAGGTTTATTTTAAAATTATTTGTAAAAAATATAGTTATCAGTGAAAAGTCCTATAAGAAAAATGGACAAACAGCTCCTCAGTTTATTATTAAGGAAGATAAAAATTTTGAAGCTGAAAAAAAGCGTTTGATTGATTACATAAAAAAGACCCAGGAATTGGGAGAAAAACATTTTGATGGTAGGGAATCCCTATCATTTGGAGCCCTATCAGTGCAGGAATGGAACAATATGTTTTATAAGCATCTTGATCATCATTTGAATCAATTCGGAGTTTAA